Proteins encoded together in one Pseudomonadota bacterium window:
- a CDS encoding ExbD/TolR family protein gives MAFSMNSGANGRRRGRGGRAPMAEINVTPLVDVMLVLLIIFMITAPLLVAGVPIELPESRANPIEQEREPVQISLAADGAVYIDDNVVEPGGLAPALEAIRSEAGEDAPQITLRADRALDYGSIALVLGELNRAGLNKISLVTQAGGAGARGDPDAVIDPDMVTAGSSGDAR, from the coding sequence ATGGCCTTTTCGATGAACAGCGGTGCAAATGGACGGCGAAGGGGCCGCGGCGGACGCGCACCCATGGCCGAAATCAATGTGACGCCGCTGGTCGATGTCATGCTGGTGTTGCTGATCATCTTCATGATCACCGCGCCGCTGCTGGTAGCCGGGGTGCCGATCGAACTGCCCGAAAGCCGCGCCAACCCGATCGAGCAGGAGCGCGAGCCGGTGCAGATCTCGCTCGCCGCCGATGGCGCGGTCTATATCGATGACAATGTGGTAGAACCAGGTGGGTTGGCGCCAGCGCTGGAGGCGATCCGCAGCGAGGCCGGAGAGGACGCGCCACAGATCACCCTGCGCGCCGACCGGGCGCTGGACTATGGCAGCATCGCATTGGTGCTGGGCGAACTGAACCGCGCTGGGCTGAACAAAATTTCCCTTGTTACACAGGCTGGTGGTGCCGGTGCGCGCGGTGATCCCGATGCGGTGATCGACCCTGATATGGTCACGGCGGGTTCATCTGGGGACGCTAGATAG
- the ruvB gene encoding Holliday junction branch migration DNA helicase RuvB has translation MDADAALRPKNLREFIGQEAARANLQVFIEAAKARGEALDHVLFFGPPGLGKTTLAQIVAREMGVGFRATSGPVIAKAGDLAALLTNLEEGDVLFIDEIHRLNPVVEEVLYPAMEDRALDIIIGEGPSARSVRIDLPAFTLIGATTRQGLLTTPLRDRFGIPVRLNFYTVEELQQVVARAARLLGLAIAEDGAREVARRARGTPRVAGRLLRRVRDFAGVAGAASVNAATADAALTRLEVDGLGLDAMDRRYLTMIADIYKGGPVGVETLAAGLSEPRDTIEDVIEPYLIQLGLIARTARGRQLNDRGWKHLGLTPPSGTVDGDLFSE, from the coding sequence ATGGATGCGGATGCCGCATTGCGGCCGAAAAACCTGCGTGAATTTATCGGACAGGAAGCGGCGCGGGCGAATTTGCAGGTGTTTATCGAGGCCGCCAAGGCGCGTGGCGAAGCGCTGGACCATGTGCTGTTTTTCGGGCCGCCGGGGCTGGGCAAGACGACGCTGGCGCAGATTGTCGCGCGCGAAATGGGCGTCGGCTTTCGCGCCACTTCCGGTCCGGTGATCGCCAAGGCCGGCGATCTGGCGGCCTTGCTCACCAATCTCGAAGAAGGCGATGTGCTGTTTATCGACGAGATTCACCGGCTCAACCCGGTCGTCGAGGAGGTGCTCTATCCGGCGATGGAGGATCGCGCGCTCGACATCATCATCGGCGAAGGCCCGTCGGCGCGCAGCGTCCGCATCGACCTGCCCGCCTTCACCCTGATCGGCGCAACGACGCGGCAGGGGCTGCTGACCACGCCGCTGCGTGACCGTTTCGGCATCCCGGTGCGGCTCAATTTCTACACCGTCGAGGAATTGCAGCAGGTGGTGGCCCGCGCCGCACGGCTGCTCGGCCTCGCCATTGCCGAGGATGGCGCACGCGAAGTGGCGCGCCGGGCACGCGGCACGCCCAGAGTGGCCGGTCGGCTGTTGCGCCGGGTGCGCGACTTTGCCGGGGTCGCCGGAGCCGCCAGCGTCAACGCCGCGACCGCCGATGCCGCCCTGACCCGGCTCGAAGTGGACGGCCTCGGCCTCGATGCCATGGACCGGCGCTATCTCACCATGATCGCCGATATCTATAAAGGCGGCCCGGTCGGCGTCGAGACGCTGGCGGCGGGACTTTCCGAGCCGCGCGATACCATCGAGGATGTGATCGAGCCCTATTTGATCCAGCTCGGCCTGATTGCGCGCACCGCCCGCGGCCGCCAACTCAATGATCGCGGCTGGAAGCATCTCGGGCTGACCCCGCCATCGGGAACGGTCGATGGCGACCTGTTCTCCGAGTGA
- the tolQ gene encoding protein TolQ, with translation MGLSTETVTLSPIALFLEADIVVKLVMIGLALASIWTWAIIISFAGKIRGARRSSESYEADFWQTEDIDAFYKTRGKEDVPAAKVLAAGVGEWRRSTGGTNVDREGTRQRLATVMNASVTAEIDRLSERLNFLATVGSVAPFVGLFGTVWGIMRSFSAIAAEQNSSLAVVAPGIAEALFATAIGLFAAIPAVIAYNRFSHRLNTLEARLFRFADGFHATLSRELEKAA, from the coding sequence ATGGGGTTATCGACCGAAACGGTCACACTTTCCCCCATCGCCCTGTTTCTCGAAGCCGATATCGTCGTCAAGCTGGTGATGATCGGGCTGGCGCTGGCCAGCATCTGGACCTGGGCGATCATCATCAGCTTTGCCGGGAAAATCCGCGGCGCGCGGCGAAGCAGCGAGAGTTATGAGGCTGATTTCTGGCAGACCGAGGATATCGACGCCTTTTACAAGACGCGTGGCAAGGAGGATGTCCCCGCCGCCAAGGTTCTGGCCGCCGGCGTCGGGGAATGGCGACGCTCGACCGGAGGCACCAATGTCGACCGCGAAGGCACGCGCCAGCGCCTGGCGACGGTGATGAACGCCAGCGTCACCGCCGAGATCGACCGGCTGTCCGAACGGCTGAACTTCCTCGCTACCGTCGGCAGCGTTGCACCATTTGTCGGGCTGTTCGGCACCGTCTGGGGGATTATGCGCAGCTTCTCCGCCATTGCCGCAGAACAGAACAGCTCACTCGCGGTGGTGGCGCCCGGCATTGCCGAGGCACTGTTCGCCACGGCTATTGGCCTGTTTGCCGCAATCCCTGCGGTGATCGCCTATAACCGTTTCTCGCACCGGCTGAACACGCTGGAAGCACGGTTGTTCCGTTTCGCCGACGGCTTCCACGCAACGCTGAGCCGCGAGCTGGAAAAGGCCGCTTAG
- the ruvA gene encoding Holliday junction branch migration protein RuvA: MIAKLTGKLDDVSADTAVIDVNGVGYLVHASARTLSGLGARGDSVTIHTEMQVSENDMRLIGFATATERDGFRLLTGVQGVGGKVALAIQSALTPEELGTAIAQGDVTQVTRAQGVGPKLAKRIVNELKDKMGGVDLGGSGASGVAPAPAGSASADAVSALSNLGFKPAEAARAVAKAEAELGDDTDLDALVKLALKKVGR, encoded by the coding sequence ATGATCGCCAAGCTCACCGGAAAACTCGATGACGTCTCCGCCGACACCGCGGTGATCGACGTCAATGGCGTCGGCTATCTGGTGCATGCCTCGGCGCGGACATTGTCGGGGCTGGGCGCGCGTGGCGACAGCGTCACCATCCACACCGAGATGCAGGTCAGCGAGAATGACATGCGGCTGATCGGCTTTGCCACCGCCACCGAACGCGACGGCTTCCGCCTGCTCACCGGGGTGCAGGGCGTTGGCGGCAAGGTGGCACTGGCGATCCAGTCGGCGCTGACCCCCGAAGAACTCGGCACCGCCATCGCCCAGGGCGATGTGACCCAGGTGACGCGGGCCCAGGGCGTCGGCCCGAAACTGGCCAAGCGCATCGTCAATGAGTTGAAGGACAAGATGGGCGGCGTCGATCTGGGAGGCAGTGGAGCCAGTGGCGTCGCCCCGGCCCCCGCCGGCAGCGCCAGCGCCGATGCGGTCTCGGCGCTCAGCAATCTCGGCTTCAAACCCGCCGAAGCCGCGCGCGCTGTGGCCAAGGCCGAGGCGGAACTGGGCGATGACACCGATCTCGATGCGCTGGTGAAGCTGGCACTGAAGAAGGTGGGGCGGTGA
- a CDS encoding acyl-CoA desaturase yields the protein MGTEKNDLPAIDTMATARHADGPAVSKDAGAATLRQPSNPNEQSLISEDTAPMGVIVNAPLAKAQRKEYFVYTSIKNGGTLLALIWIATQPTDWVIWSAFFLFYCLNVLGESLAHHRYFTHGSFKTSTPMRYALAILAQCGVYGSALYWVADHRRHHSQTDQPGDVHSPFFDGEGKEPVSKLKGLAHAHLGWAFDNCSTDMEIYGKGLLEDKVLVFAHKTRWLWLFTSAFFVPALWGWAFGGTWNHVIGTVLVAGTFRMMLGLHAIALLNSVCHYWGYERFKGPHHAKNNWWVALVSLGEGWHNNHHAHPRAATTSTRWWEIDPTYWVIMVLEKLGLVWDVKRMPKDAGREEEPKPSARPAIGSATRTVAKVTENA from the coding sequence ATGGGCACGGAGAAAAACGATCTCCCTGCAATCGACACCATGGCCACAGCGCGTCATGCCGACGGCCCGGCGGTGAGCAAGGATGCCGGAGCGGCAACGCTGCGCCAGCCATCCAACCCCAATGAGCAATCGCTGATCAGCGAAGACACCGCGCCCATGGGGGTCATCGTCAACGCGCCGCTGGCCAAGGCGCAGCGCAAGGAATATTTCGTCTATACCTCGATCAAGAATGGCGGCACGCTGCTGGCGCTGATCTGGATTGCCACCCAGCCGACTGACTGGGTCATATGGTCCGCTTTCTTCCTGTTCTACTGCCTCAATGTTCTCGGCGAGAGCCTGGCGCACCATCGCTATTTCACCCATGGCTCGTTCAAGACGTCGACGCCGATGCGCTATGCACTGGCCATATTGGCGCAATGCGGCGTCTATGGCTCGGCGCTGTACTGGGTCGCCGACCATCGCCGCCATCACAGCCAGACCGACCAGCCCGGCGATGTGCACAGCCCGTTTTTCGATGGCGAGGGCAAGGAACCGGTCAGCAAGCTCAAAGGCCTCGCCCATGCTCATCTCGGCTGGGCCTTCGACAATTGCTCCACCGATATGGAGATTTACGGCAAGGGCCTGCTCGAGGACAAGGTGCTGGTGTTCGCGCACAAGACGCGTTGGCTGTGGCTGTTCACCTCGGCGTTTTTCGTGCCCGCATTGTGGGGCTGGGCGTTTGGCGGCACGTGGAACCATGTCATCGGCACGGTACTGGTCGCCGGCACCTTCCGCATGATGCTCGGCCTGCATGCCATCGCGCTGCTCAACAGCGTCTGCCATTATTGGGGCTATGAGCGGTTCAAGGGGCCGCATCATGCCAAGAATAACTGGTGGGTCGCCCTGGTCTCGCTCGGTGAGGGCTGGCACAATAACCATCATGCCCATCCGCGCGCTGCCACCACCAGCACCCGCTGGTGGGAGATCGACCCGACCTATTGGGTGATTATGGTACTGGAGAAGCTCGGCCTGGTCTGGGACGTCAAGCGGATGCCGAAAGATGCCGGCCGCGAGGAAGAACCAAAGCCCAGTGCCCGCCCCGCCATCGGCTCGGCAACACGGACGGTCGCCAAGGTGACCGAAAACGCCTGA
- the pal gene encoding peptidoglycan-associated lipoprotein Pal, with translation MIQNVSRYPTVRRTGTIMLMSVSMLALAACGKKAPPELPPAPVTATAPAPTPTPAPRPVETGPIPGSQEDFVATVRSDRVLFDTDRYNIDSDDQVTLQSQAQWLSRYPNKQVIVEGHADERGTRDYNLALGERRANAAKNYLVTLGVAPSRIQVISYGKERPEALGSTEAAWARNRRAVTVTVQ, from the coding sequence ATGATCCAGAATGTTTCGCGCTATCCAACAGTGCGCCGGACCGGCACCATCATGCTGATGTCCGTCTCGATGCTGGCACTGGCCGCCTGCGGCAAGAAGGCACCCCCCGAATTGCCGCCGGCACCGGTCACAGCGACTGCACCGGCACCGACGCCAACCCCTGCGCCGCGTCCGGTCGAAACCGGGCCGATCCCCGGCAGCCAGGAGGATTTTGTCGCCACGGTGCGTTCGGACCGGGTGTTGTTCGACACAGATCGCTATAATATCGACAGCGATGACCAGGTAACGCTGCAGAGCCAGGCACAATGGCTGTCGCGCTATCCCAACAAACAGGTGATCGTCGAAGGCCATGCCGATGAGCGCGGCACCCGCGATTACAATCTGGCGCTGGGCGAGCGGCGCGCCAATGCTGCAAAAAACTATCTGGTGACGCTGGGCGTGGCACCCTCGCGTATTCAGGTTATCAGCTATGGCAAGGAGCGGCCTGAAGCACTTGGTTCGACCGAGGCGGCCTGGGCCCGCAACCGTCGCGCAGTCACCGTTACGGTACAATAG
- the ruvC gene encoding crossover junction endodeoxyribonuclease RuvC has protein sequence MSLILGLDPGLGTTGWGLIRTEGNRLAHIANGQITTQAKAPLAERLLTLDTALQTLIHEWQPDAAAVEEVFVNKNPQSTLKLGQARGVVLLGAARARVPVAEYAARAVKKAVVGTGAADKMQIQAMLKVLLPGAKISGADAADALAVAITHAHHG, from the coding sequence ATGAGCCTGATTCTGGGTCTTGATCCCGGCCTTGGCACCACTGGCTGGGGCCTGATCCGCACCGAGGGCAATCGCTTGGCGCATATCGCCAATGGCCAGATAACAACCCAGGCCAAGGCACCGCTGGCCGAGCGGCTGCTCACCCTCGATACTGCACTGCAGACGCTAATCCACGAATGGCAGCCCGATGCCGCCGCAGTCGAAGAAGTCTTCGTCAACAAGAACCCGCAATCGACACTCAAGCTGGGTCAGGCGCGCGGTGTGGTGCTCCTCGGTGCGGCGCGCGCCAGGGTACCGGTGGCGGAATATGCCGCGCGCGCGGTCAAGAAAGCGGTGGTCGGTACCGGAGCGGCAGACAAGATGCAGATCCAGGCGATGCTCAAAGTGCTGCTGCCCGGCGCGAAAATCAGCGGCGCCGATGCCGCCGATGCGCTGGCGGTGGCGATCACCCATGCGCATCATGGCTGA
- a CDS encoding agmatine deiminase family protein, with translation MPAPMMNRRQAGTLLGGAALLPAFSGMAGCQGEAAMADSEGYYMPEEAEPHQCTFMQWPVNRTVHPDPVFLEMLQVSIAKVANSIAQFEPVVMLMAAEHQPAARRRLSDAVNIWDIPTDDLWCRDSGPCFVRNDAGALAIRQFNFNGWGSKQVHRHDGKVAARIAARLGLPVLDNGLVGEPGGLEHDGQGTVIAHESSWVNPNRNKGSREEIEALILEAVGAEKLIWAKGVYGEDITDYHIDALARFPQPGTVLIQLPDAADIAYDPFAASAYETHEFLANARDARDRKLELVTIAQPYDIRVAAEDFVASYVNYYVCNSALIGAQFGDAEADAEARSVLEDLYPDREIILLDVDPVGEVGGGIHCATQQMPTSG, from the coding sequence ATGCCTGCCCCGATGATGAACCGGCGACAGGCGGGCACATTGCTCGGCGGCGCTGCGCTGCTGCCGGCATTTTCCGGCATGGCCGGATGCCAGGGAGAGGCGGCCATGGCCGATAGCGAAGGCTATTACATGCCCGAAGAGGCCGAGCCGCATCAATGCACCTTCATGCAATGGCCGGTTAATCGCACTGTCCATCCCGACCCGGTGTTTCTGGAGATGCTGCAGGTGAGCATCGCCAAAGTCGCCAACAGCATCGCGCAATTTGAGCCGGTGGTTATGCTGATGGCGGCGGAGCATCAACCGGCGGCGCGGCGGCGGTTGAGCGATGCGGTGAACATATGGGACATTCCCACCGATGATCTGTGGTGCCGCGATTCCGGCCCGTGTTTTGTCCGCAATGATGCCGGCGCGCTCGCGATACGCCAGTTCAACTTCAACGGCTGGGGCAGCAAGCAGGTCCATCGCCATGACGGCAAAGTCGCCGCGCGCATCGCCGCGCGGCTGGGGCTGCCGGTGCTGGATAACGGCCTAGTCGGCGAGCCGGGCGGGCTGGAGCATGATGGCCAAGGCACGGTGATCGCGCATGAATCGAGCTGGGTAAACCCCAATCGCAATAAAGGCAGCCGCGAAGAGATAGAAGCGCTCATTCTGGAGGCTGTGGGCGCAGAGAAACTGATCTGGGCCAAAGGCGTTTATGGCGAGGATATCACCGACTATCATATCGACGCACTGGCCCGTTTCCCACAGCCCGGCACAGTGCTGATCCAGCTGCCCGATGCGGCAGACATTGCCTACGATCCGTTCGCCGCCTCGGCCTATGAGACCCATGAGTTCCTGGCCAATGCACGCGATGCAAGAGACCGCAAGCTGGAACTGGTCACCATTGCACAACCCTATGATATTCGCGTTGCGGCAGAGGATTTTGTCGCCTCCTATGTCAATTACTATGTCTGCAACAGCGCGCTGATCGGGGCGCAATTTGGCGATGCCGAAGCCGATGCCGAGGCGCGTTCGGTGCTGGAAGATCTCTATCCCGATCGCGAAATCATCCTGCTCGATGTCGACCCGGTTGGTGAAGTCGGCGGTGGTATCCATTGCGCCACCCAGCAAATGCCGACCAGCGGCTAG
- a CDS encoding YbgC/FadM family acyl-CoA thioesterase: protein MTDAQPPADLAPFAGRFVERTHWFALRVYYEDTDFSGIVYHANYLRFCERARTDMLRAIGIDQRAVHEAGIGTYAIAAMDITYHLPAVFDDALIIASQATKVRAAGCHIQQRVMRNDDLIFTAQVKAAFLNPKGRPTRQPKQWVEAFHSVLTTD, encoded by the coding sequence ATGACGGACGCCCAGCCTCCTGCCGATCTCGCCCCCTTTGCCGGGCGCTTTGTCGAGCGAACACACTGGTTTGCGCTGCGGGTCTATTATGAGGACACCGACTTTTCCGGCATCGTCTACCATGCCAATTATCTGCGTTTTTGCGAGCGGGCGCGCACCGACATGCTGCGTGCGATCGGCATCGACCAGCGCGCGGTGCACGAGGCCGGAATCGGCACCTATGCCATTGCCGCGATGGACATCACCTATCACCTTCCGGCGGTGTTCGACGATGCCCTGATCATCGCCAGCCAGGCCACAAAGGTACGCGCCGCAGGATGCCATATTCAGCAACGAGTCATGCGCAATGATGATCTGATCTTCACTGCCCAGGTTAAAGCCGCGTTTCTCAACCCGAAAGGCCGCCCTACGCGCCAGCCCAAACAGTGGGTCGAGGCGTTCCATTCCGTCCTCACCACCGACTGA
- the tolB gene encoding Tol-Pal system beta propeller repeat protein TolB — protein MLRAARWAILPLLGLMMPHHAAAQLTVDVENSADAEISIAVPALPTPQTIATPAGDTDDLGDRISDVIVADLRSSGLFSPKGRNAVRGISFDEVTRPEFGYWRGRDTEALVQGFVRAMPDDRITVGCYLYDVALGSELTRQGFVVEPADWRRAAHKCADSIYSRLTGESPFFDSRIAYIAETGPKDRRTKRLAIMDSDGANHRFITNGQATALTPRFSPDYQEIVYLSYLNGKPSIYIYEVGSGKQRKVFSTSNATFAPRWSPDGRTILFSMAVAGNTDIYSISARGGRPRRLTNSPGIDVGGSYSPDGSRIVFESDRSGAQQIYVMNADGSSQRRISFGGGRYATPEWSPRGDLIAFTRTSGNFRIGVMTPSGGNVRLLTNSWQDEAPTWAPNGRIIQFFRTQRGSGRTSLWQVDLTGASERRLRTPVDGSDPSWGPVLP, from the coding sequence ATGCTTCGGGCCGCCCGCTGGGCGATATTGCCGCTGCTCGGCCTGATGATGCCACATCATGCGGCGGCACAGCTGACCGTCGATGTCGAGAACAGTGCCGATGCGGAGATTTCTATCGCCGTCCCGGCGCTGCCGACGCCGCAGACCATTGCCACCCCGGCGGGTGACACCGATGATCTGGGCGACCGGATCAGTGATGTCATAGTTGCAGACCTGCGCTCCAGCGGCCTGTTCAGCCCCAAGGGGCGCAATGCGGTGCGTGGCATCAGCTTCGACGAGGTCACTCGCCCTGAATTCGGCTATTGGCGCGGGCGCGATACCGAGGCGCTGGTTCAGGGCTTTGTTCGCGCCATGCCCGATGACCGAATTACCGTCGGCTGCTATCTCTATGATGTCGCGCTGGGCAGCGAACTGACCCGCCAGGGCTTTGTTGTCGAGCCTGCTGACTGGCGCAGGGCCGCACATAAATGCGCTGATTCGATCTACTCGCGCCTGACCGGCGAAAGCCCGTTTTTCGACAGCCGCATCGCCTATATCGCCGAGACAGGGCCCAAGGACCGGCGCACCAAAAGACTGGCGATCATGGACAGTGACGGCGCCAACCACCGCTTCATCACAAATGGTCAGGCGACGGCGCTGACGCCGCGCTTCTCACCCGATTATCAGGAGATCGTCTATCTCAGCTATCTCAACGGCAAGCCCAGCATCTATATCTATGAGGTCGGCAGCGGCAAGCAGCGCAAGGTATTCAGCACCAGCAACGCCACCTTTGCGCCGCGCTGGTCACCCGATGGCCGGACGATATTGTTCTCCATGGCGGTCGCCGGCAACACCGATATCTACAGCATATCGGCACGCGGCGGGCGGCCACGGCGGCTGACCAATTCGCCGGGCATCGATGTCGGCGGCAGCTATTCCCCCGATGGAAGCCGCATCGTTTTCGAGAGTGACCGCTCGGGCGCGCAACAGATTTACGTGATGAATGCCGATGGCTCCAGCCAGCGCCGAATCAGTTTTGGCGGCGGTCGCTACGCCACCCCGGAGTGGAGCCCGCGCGGCGACCTGATCGCCTTTACCCGGACATCGGGCAATTTCCGCATCGGGGTAATGACGCCTTCGGGCGGCAATGTGCGGCTGCTGACCAACAGCTGGCAGGATGAAGCCCCAACCTGGGCCCCCAATGGCCGCATCATCCAGTTCTTTCGTACCCAACGCGGATCGGGCCGCACCAGCCTGTGGCAAGTCGATCTGACCGGTGCCAGCGAACGACGGCTACGCACCCCGGTCGATGGTTCAGATCCGAGCTGGGGACCGGTGCTGCCCTGA
- a CDS encoding acylase: MTLIFKRLAATLFVLFLLAAIALAFWEPWFAQTAEAPAERSYDVEIFRDDYGVPHIYGKTDADTAYGIAWAHAEDDFATLQEVAAMTRMRLGAMTGQDGAQVDYVAHLLDVRGTVDRKYDALPEDVRILLDAYAAGMNRYAETHADEVRISGLFPINGRDIAAGFALRSPFFFGLNRVVAPLVAGDELRPDGGPSLEDAPAESEGPGASETAMMTPIGRYPEHNGSNAFAIAPGRSSDNVTRLVSNSHQPWEGPVAWYELVVHSEEGWDFAGATFPGSPYPFLGHNRNLGWTNTVNRPDLIDVYRLEVDEAGEKYKLDGEWKPLESRRVWLRVKYGPFTIPYPQTVYRSAHGPVIRNDNGYFAFRYVSIDDLTQLTQYYRLQKARNFDEWQSAMSEQGVPATNFIYADKDGNIAFVYNARFPNRVAGVDWRGIVPGDRSDLIWSDPVKWSVVPKLINPESGYVMNANNTPYMAAGPGDELQRNDFSPLLGIEENWTNRAARAIALFEATGPIGRVELEQIKYDTGYEQSEYPRLWMDKLLAVNTDGDWTLTEAQRLLRQWDWNMDGKGEGDALAAWLMNVALFNAPEGRRLLDDLDPREELIKATKHLEKHFGSIDPPLGDVMRLRQGKTDLPYIGGSDALRAATRWEVDDDGRLDIVHGDSFIMFVEWDAEGNVSSQSVQPYGAATTRPESPHYTDQAELFVARKLKPVLFTREALMASGAKPYRPD; the protein is encoded by the coding sequence ATGACCCTGATCTTCAAGCGCCTTGCCGCCACTCTTTTCGTTCTTTTTCTGCTCGCTGCCATTGCCCTCGCCTTCTGGGAGCCGTGGTTTGCCCAAACCGCCGAAGCGCCGGCTGAGCGAAGCTATGATGTCGAGATATTTCGCGACGATTACGGCGTGCCGCATATTTATGGCAAAACCGATGCCGATACCGCTTATGGCATCGCCTGGGCGCATGCCGAGGATGATTTTGCGACGCTGCAGGAGGTGGCGGCAATGACGCGAATGCGGCTCGGCGCGATGACCGGTCAGGATGGTGCGCAGGTCGATTATGTTGCGCATCTGCTCGATGTGCGCGGTACCGTCGATCGCAAATATGACGCGCTGCCCGAGGATGTGCGCATATTGCTCGATGCTTATGCCGCGGGCATGAACCGCTATGCCGAGACCCATGCCGATGAGGTACGCATCTCCGGGCTGTTCCCGATCAATGGTCGCGATATCGCTGCCGGTTTCGCACTGCGCTCGCCATTTTTCTTCGGGCTCAACCGCGTCGTTGCACCGCTGGTTGCCGGCGACGAGCTCAGGCCCGATGGCGGTCCGTCCCTGGAAGACGCGCCAGCCGAGAGTGAAGGCCCCGGTGCCAGCGAAACCGCGATGATGACGCCAATTGGCCGCTATCCCGAACATAATGGCTCCAATGCCTTCGCCATCGCGCCCGGTCGTTCATCCGACAATGTCACCCGTCTGGTGTCCAACTCGCATCAGCCCTGGGAAGGGCCGGTAGCCTGGTATGAGCTGGTGGTGCACAGCGAGGAGGGGTGGGATTTTGCCGGGGCGACCTTCCCGGGATCCCCCTATCCGTTTCTTGGCCATAACAGGAATCTCGGCTGGACCAATACCGTCAACCGCCCTGATCTGATCGATGTCTACCGGCTCGAAGTCGATGAAGCGGGGGAGAAGTACAAGCTGGATGGCGAGTGGAAGCCACTCGAAAGCAGGCGCGTCTGGTTGCGGGTCAAATATGGTCCGTTCACCATTCCCTATCCGCAGACCGTCTATCGTTCGGCCCATGGCCCTGTGATCAGGAACGACAACGGCTATTTCGCCTTTCGTTATGTCAGCATCGATGATCTGACCCAGCTGACCCAATATTACCGGCTGCAAAAGGCGCGTAATTTTGATGAATGGCAGTCGGCCATGTCGGAACAGGGCGTGCCTGCAACCAACTTTATCTATGCTGATAAGGACGGGAATATCGCGTTTGTCTATAATGCCCGTTTCCCCAATCGTGTGGCGGGCGTTGACTGGCGAGGCATTGTTCCTGGCGATCGCTCTGATCTGATCTGGAGCGATCCTGTCAAGTGGAGCGTCGTGCCCAAGCTGATCAATCCGGAATCGGGCTATGTCATGAACGCCAATAACACTCCTTATATGGCGGCGGGCCCGGGTGACGAATTGCAGCGCAACGACTTTTCCCCGCTGCTCGGCATAGAGGAAAACTGGACCAATCGCGCCGCGCGCGCCATCGCGCTGTTCGAGGCGACCGGGCCGATTGGTCGGGTCGAGCTGGAACAGATCAAATATGATACCGGCTATGAGCAGAGCGAATATCCGCGGCTGTGGATGGACAAGTTGCTGGCGGTCAACACCGATGGCGACTGGACGCTGACCGAGGCGCAGCGGCTATTGCGGCAATGGGACTGGAATATGGACGGCAAGGGCGAGGGCGATGCACTGGCGGCCTGGCTGATGAATGTCGCACTGTTCAACGCGCCGGAGGGACGGCGGCTGCTCGATGATCTCGATCCGCGTGAAGAACTGATCAAGGCGACCAAGCATCTGGAGAAACATTTCGGTTCGATTGATCCGCCGTTGGGCGATGTCATGCGACTGCGCCAGGGCAAGACCGACCTGCCCTATATTGGCGGCAGCGATGCGCTGCGCGCCGCAACCCGCTGGGAGGTGGATGACGATGGCCGTCTCGACATCGTCCATGGCGACAGTTTCATCATGTTTGTCGAATGGGATGCCGAGGGCAATGTCAGCTCGCAATCGGTTCAGCCCTATGGCGCGGCAACGACACGGCCGGAAAGTCCGCACTATACCGATCAGGCCGAGCTGTTCGTGGCGCGCAAGCTGAAACCGGTGCTGTTTACCCGTGAGGCCCTGATGGCGAGCGGCGCCAAGCCTTATCGCCCCGATTAA